From the Streptomyces sp. Tu 2975 genome, one window contains:
- a CDS encoding acetyl-CoA carboxylase biotin carboxylase subunit: MFDTVLVANRGEIAVRVIRTLRALGVRSVAVFSDADAGARHVREADTAVRIGPAPAADSYLSIERLLDAATRTGAQAVHPGYGFLAENAGFAQACAEAGLVFIGPPPSAISLMGDKIRAKETVRAAGVPVVPGSSGSGLSDEELAAAAREIGMPVLLKPSAGGGGKGMRLTRVESALMDEIAAARREARASFGDDTLLVERWIDRPRHIEIQVLADGHGNVVHLGERECSLQRRHQKIIEEAPSVLLDEATRAAMGEAAVQAARSCGYRGAGTVEFIVPGTDPSQYYFMEMNTRLQVEHPVTELITGLDLVEWQLRVAAGERLTFTQDDITLTGHAIEARICAEDPSRGFLPSGGTVLRLQEPQGEGVRTDSGLSEGSEVGSLYDPMLSKVIAYGPDRPTALRKLRAALADTVTLGVPTNAGFLRRLLAHPAVVSGEMDTGLVEREAEGLVPAGVPDEVYEAAAAVRAAALAPRPDGAGWTDPFSVPTGWRMGGEPAPLAFPLRVPGSDPVDHAVRRQATPRVEAHTVSVEMHGVTHTFHRAGDWLGRDGDSWHVMDHDPVEASLSGAARSGVDTLAAPMPGTVTVVKVAVGDVVAAGQSLLVVEAMKMEHVISAPHAGTVTELDVTAGSTVAMDQVLAVVTPEASGETAETGTTDGEVTA, from the coding sequence ATGTTCGACACCGTTCTGGTGGCCAACAGGGGCGAGATCGCCGTACGGGTCATCCGCACCCTGCGGGCCCTCGGCGTGCGCTCCGTGGCCGTCTTCAGCGACGCCGACGCCGGGGCACGCCATGTGCGCGAGGCGGACACGGCCGTCCGCATCGGCCCGGCGCCGGCCGCCGACAGCTACCTCTCCATCGAGAGGCTGCTCGACGCCGCGACCCGTACGGGCGCGCAGGCCGTGCACCCGGGCTACGGCTTCCTCGCGGAGAACGCGGGCTTCGCCCAGGCCTGTGCGGAGGCAGGGCTGGTCTTCATCGGGCCGCCGCCGTCCGCGATCTCCCTCATGGGGGACAAGATCCGCGCCAAGGAGACGGTGCGGGCGGCCGGTGTCCCGGTCGTGCCCGGATCGTCCGGCAGCGGACTGAGCGACGAGGAACTGGCCGCCGCCGCACGCGAGATCGGCATGCCGGTGCTGCTCAAGCCCTCGGCGGGCGGCGGCGGCAAGGGCATGCGCCTCACCCGTGTGGAGTCCGCACTGATGGACGAGATCGCGGCGGCCCGGCGTGAGGCACGTGCCTCCTTCGGCGACGACACGCTGCTCGTCGAACGCTGGATCGACCGGCCGCGGCACATCGAGATCCAGGTGCTGGCCGACGGCCACGGCAATGTGGTCCACCTCGGAGAGCGCGAGTGCTCGCTCCAGCGCCGCCACCAGAAGATCATCGAGGAGGCGCCGTCCGTCCTGCTGGACGAGGCGACGCGCGCCGCGATGGGCGAGGCGGCCGTCCAGGCCGCCCGCTCCTGCGGCTACCGCGGCGCGGGCACGGTGGAGTTCATCGTGCCGGGCACGGACCCCTCTCAGTACTACTTCATGGAGATGAACACCCGTCTCCAGGTCGAGCATCCGGTCACCGAGCTGATCACCGGACTGGACCTCGTCGAGTGGCAACTGCGGGTCGCGGCCGGGGAGCGGCTGACGTTCACGCAGGACGACATCACCCTCACGGGCCACGCGATCGAGGCCCGGATCTGCGCCGAGGACCCCTCCCGGGGCTTCCTTCCCTCCGGCGGCACGGTCCTGAGGCTCCAGGAGCCGCAGGGCGAGGGGGTGCGCACCGACTCGGGCCTCAGTGAGGGCTCGGAGGTCGGCAGCCTGTACGACCCGATGCTCTCGAAGGTCATCGCGTACGGCCCCGACCGCCCCACCGCACTGCGCAAGCTCCGCGCGGCGCTGGCCGACACGGTGACGCTGGGTGTCCCGACGAACGCCGGCTTCCTGCGCCGGCTGCTGGCCCACCCGGCGGTCGTCTCCGGCGAGATGGACACCGGCCTGGTGGAGCGGGAGGCGGAGGGCCTGGTCCCGGCCGGCGTGCCGGACGAGGTGTACGAGGCCGCGGCGGCGGTCCGCGCCGCGGCGCTGGCACCGCGCCCGGACGGTGCCGGCTGGACCGACCCGTTCTCCGTGCCGACCGGCTGGCGGATGGGCGGCGAACCGGCTCCGCTGGCCTTCCCGTTGCGCGTGCCCGGCTCGGACCCGGTCGACCACGCCGTCCGCCGGCAGGCGACGCCCCGGGTGGAGGCACACACGGTCTCCGTGGAGATGCACGGCGTCACGCACACCTTCCACCGGGCGGGCGACTGGCTCGGCCGGGACGGCGACTCCTGGCACGTGATGGACCACGACCCCGTCGAGGCGTCCCTGAGCGGCGCCGCCCGTTCGGGGGTGGACACCCTCGCGGCGCCGATGCCGGGCACGGTCACCGTCGTCAAGGTCGCCGTGGGCGATGTGGTGGCGGCCGGGCAGAGCCTGCTCGTGGTCGAGGCGATGAAGATGGAGCACGTTATCTCCGCTCCGCACGCCGGGACCGTCACAGAGCTCGACGTGACCGCGGGCTCGACCGTCGCCATGGACCAGGTGCTCGCCGTGGTCACGCCTGAAGCGTCCGGAGAGACCGCGGAGACCGGCACGACCGACGGGGAGGTCACCGCATGA
- a CDS encoding carboxyl transferase domain-containing protein, with the protein MQQAPVLASAADPASEAWQANEAAHQELADGLRSRLAAARLGGGEKARARHTARGKLLPRERVDTLLDPGSPFLELAPLAAEGMYGGQAPAAGVIAGIGRVSGREVVVVANDATVKGGTYYPMTVKKHLRAQEVALENRLPCVYLVDSGGAFLPMQDEVFPDRDHFGRIFYNQARMSGAGIPQIAAVLGSCTAGGAYVPAMSDEAVIVRNQGTIFLGGPPLVKAATGEVVTAEELGGGEVHSRVSGVTDHLAEDDAHALRIVRNIVATLPARGPLPWQVESAEEPKVDPAGLYGAVPVDSRTPYDAREIIARVVDASRFQEFKAEFGQTLVTGFARIHGHPVGIVANNGILFAESAQKGAHFIELCDQRGIPLLFLQNISGFMVGKDYEAGGIAKHGAKMVTAVACTRVPKLTVVVGGSYGAGNYSMCGRAYSPRFLWMWPNAKISVMGGEQAASVLATVKRDQLEGRGEEWSAEEEETFKDPIRAQYEQQGNAYYATARLWDDGVIDPMETRQVLGLALTACANAPLGDAGFGVFRM; encoded by the coding sequence ATGCAGCAGGCACCAGTGCTGGCGAGCGCCGCGGACCCGGCCTCCGAGGCCTGGCAGGCCAATGAGGCGGCACACCAGGAGCTCGCCGACGGTCTGCGGTCCCGTCTCGCGGCGGCCCGCCTCGGCGGAGGAGAGAAGGCGCGCGCCCGCCATACGGCGCGCGGAAAGCTGCTGCCCCGGGAGCGGGTCGACACCCTGCTCGACCCGGGGTCGCCGTTCCTCGAACTGGCCCCGCTCGCGGCCGAGGGGATGTACGGGGGGCAGGCCCCGGCCGCCGGTGTGATCGCCGGGATCGGCAGGGTCAGCGGCCGTGAGGTCGTGGTCGTCGCCAACGACGCCACCGTCAAGGGCGGGACGTACTACCCGATGACGGTGAAGAAGCACCTGCGGGCGCAGGAGGTGGCGCTGGAGAACCGCCTCCCCTGTGTCTATCTGGTGGACTCGGGCGGCGCGTTCCTGCCGATGCAGGACGAGGTGTTCCCCGACCGTGACCACTTCGGGCGGATCTTCTACAACCAGGCCCGGATGTCCGGCGCGGGGATCCCGCAGATCGCGGCGGTGCTGGGTTCGTGCACGGCGGGCGGCGCGTACGTCCCGGCGATGAGCGACGAGGCCGTGATCGTCCGCAACCAGGGCACCATCTTCCTGGGCGGTCCGCCGCTGGTGAAGGCCGCGACCGGTGAGGTCGTCACCGCGGAAGAGCTCGGCGGCGGCGAGGTCCACTCCCGCGTCTCCGGTGTGACCGACCACCTCGCCGAGGACGACGCGCACGCGCTGCGGATCGTCAGGAACATCGTGGCGACGCTCCCCGCGCGCGGCCCGCTGCCCTGGCAGGTCGAGTCCGCGGAGGAGCCGAAGGTCGACCCGGCGGGGCTGTACGGGGCGGTGCCGGTCGACTCCCGCACGCCCTACGACGCCCGCGAGATCATCGCCCGCGTCGTGGACGCGTCCCGCTTCCAGGAGTTCAAGGCCGAGTTCGGCCAGACGCTGGTCACCGGCTTCGCCCGGATCCACGGCCACCCGGTCGGCATCGTCGCCAACAACGGCATCCTGTTCGCCGAGTCCGCCCAGAAGGGCGCGCACTTCATCGAGCTCTGCGACCAGCGCGGCATCCCGCTCCTCTTCCTGCAGAACATCTCCGGCTTCATGGTCGGCAAGGACTACGAGGCGGGCGGCATCGCAAAGCACGGCGCCAAAATGGTCACCGCCGTGGCCTGCACCCGGGTGCCGAAGCTGACCGTGGTGGTCGGCGGCTCGTACGGCGCGGGCAACTACTCGATGTGCGGCCGGGCGTACAGCCCCCGCTTCCTGTGGATGTGGCCCAACGCCAAGATCTCGGTCATGGGTGGCGAGCAGGCCGCGTCCGTGCTGGCCACCGTCAAGCGGGACCAGCTCGAGGGCCGCGGCGAGGAGTGGTCCGCCGAGGAGGAAGAGACCTTCAAGGACCCGATCCGCGCCCAGTACGAACAGCAGGGCAACGCCTACTACGCGACGGCCCGCCTGTGGGACGACGGCGTGATCGACCCGATGGAGACCCGGCAGGTGCTGGGGCTCGCTCTGACCGCCTGTGCCAACGCCCCGTTGGGAGACGCCGGCTTCGGCGTCTTCCGGATGTGA
- a CDS encoding TetR/AcrR family transcriptional regulator — translation MSTRTAAPTRREQILKEAARLFAERGFHGVGVDEIGAAVGISGPGLYRHFAGKDAMLAELLVGISERLLDGGRLRVEEAGTGPESVLASLIDGHIDFALDDRPLITLHDRELDRLRDSDRKLVRQLQRQYVELWVTVVRELHPEVAESEARAAVHAVFGLLNSTPHLGANGGGPLGRAATEDLLRRLAHGALASLAG, via the coding sequence ATGAGCACCAGGACCGCGGCCCCGACCCGTCGCGAGCAGATCCTCAAGGAGGCCGCCCGCCTCTTCGCAGAGCGCGGCTTCCACGGCGTGGGCGTCGATGAGATAGGAGCCGCGGTCGGCATCAGCGGCCCCGGTCTGTACCGCCACTTCGCAGGCAAGGACGCCATGCTGGCGGAGCTGCTGGTCGGCATCAGTGAGCGCCTCCTGGACGGGGGGCGGCTGCGGGTCGAGGAGGCAGGCACCGGGCCGGAGTCGGTGCTCGCGTCCCTCATCGACGGTCACATCGACTTCGCCCTCGACGACCGCCCCCTGATCACCCTGCACGACCGCGAGCTGGATCGCCTCCGGGACAGTGACCGCAAACTGGTGCGCCAGCTCCAGCGCCAGTACGTGGAGCTGTGGGTGACCGTGGTCCGCGAGCTCCACCCAGAGGTCGCGGAGTCCGAGGCGCGGGCGGCGGTGCACGCGGTCTTCGGCCTGCTGAACTCCACCCCGCACCTGGGGGCGAACGGCGGCGGCCCCCTGGGCCGCGCGGCGACGGAGGACCTGCTGCGCCGCCTGGCGCACGGGGCTCTGGCCTCACTCGCGGGCTGA